The DNA window CGCGCTTTGCCTGACGGGCGGGTGCTCCGCGGCGAGGCGACCCGGCGGGCGGTGCTCGCCCACGCCGTCGACATCGCGTCGGTCGAAGGACTCGACGGGTTGTCGCTCGGCAGGATCGCCACCGACCTGAAGCTGAGCAAGAGCGGCGTCTTCGCGCTCTTCGGGTCCAAAGAGGACCTCCAGCTCGCCACGATCGACGCCGCGTCGGCGGTGTTTGCCGAACATGTGGTGGATCCGTCACTGGCGAAGCGGCCGGGCCTGCCGCGAGTGCGGGCGCTGTGCGAAAACTGGCTGTCCTATTCGGAGCGCCGGATCTTCCCCGGCGGGTGCTTCTTCTTCAACACCGCCGCCGAATACGACGCCCGCACCGGCCGCGTGCACGACGCCGTCGCCGCCGCGAGCGGCCGGTTCGCCGTGCTCATCGAGGAAAGCCTGCGTGAAGCGGAACAGCTGGGCCACCTCGCCTCGGGGAGCGATGTGGCCCAGCTGTCCTTCGAACTCCATGCCCTCGGCCGTGCGGCGAACGCCGATTCGGTGCTGCACGGGGGAAATCGCCCGTATCGGCTGGCAGCTGAGGGCATGCGCCGCCGCCTCGCCGAGGCGACGGCTTAACCGATCACTTCCAGTCGACCTGAGGTGACCGGTAGAAATCGATGCCTTGCGCGGTCCATCGTGGACCCTGCTTCGCGAGCCGCTCGCGGTAGTTGTCCCAGTTGTGGGACGCCTTGGGCGACCAGCCGATCTCGGCGATGCCGGGCAGCCTCGGGAACGCCATGTACTCGATGTGCTCGCTCTTCACCAGCGTTTCCGACCACAGTGGAGCTTCGACACCGGCGATCTGGTTCTCCGAAACGCCCTGCAGGAACGTGCTCGGGTCCCAGTCGTAGGAGTCCTTCACCTCGACGTACCCGGCCCAGTGCAGGCCGAGCGGGCTCTGCGGGTTGTACATCATGTCCAGATACGCCTTGTTGGCCGGTGAGAACAGGATCTTGTTGCCCCGCTCGGCCGCCGCGACGACGTCGGCGTTGGTGCTCTTGGTGTCCCAGTACTGCGGCAGCGCCGAGGTCGGCGGGTTCGTCTTGGCGATGTCGTGCCAGCCGGTGATCAGCTTGCCGTACTTGCCGACCAGCGGGGAAACCTTCTGGTAGAAGGTGTTGTAGTCGGCTGGCGGCGTCGCGTGCGC is part of the Amycolatopsis sp. CA-230715 genome and encodes:
- a CDS encoding TetR/AcrR family transcriptional regulator, encoding MPDGRVLRGEATRRAVLAHAVDIASVEGLDGLSLGRIATDLKLSKSGVFALFGSKEDLQLATIDAASAVFAEHVVDPSLAKRPGLPRVRALCENWLSYSERRIFPGGCFFFNTAAEYDARTGRVHDAVAAASGRFAVLIEESLREAEQLGHLASGSDVAQLSFELHALGRAANADSVLHGGNRPYRLAAEGMRRRLAEATA